A window of the Gloeocapsa sp. PCC 73106 genome harbors these coding sequences:
- a CDS encoding HNH endonuclease yields the protein MKCELCERDLYQLTKHHLVPRQAVKRKKAEPGATINICYPCHRQIHRLYNNNYLAQHLNTLDKLKQEPKMERFLTWIRKVRFSIQ from the coding sequence ATGAAATGCGAACTTTGTGAACGAGATCTCTATCAGTTAACCAAACATCACCTAGTTCCTCGACAAGCGGTTAAGCGCAAAAAAGCCGAACCTGGTGCCACCATTAATATTTGTTATCCTTGTCACCGACAGATACACAGACTCTACAACAATAACTATCTTGCTCAACATCTAAATACTCTTGATAAGTTGAAACAAGAACCGAAAATGGAAAGATTCTTAACCTGGATCCGCAAAGTGCGATTCTCAATTCAATAA
- a CDS encoding TVP38/TMEM64 family protein, with translation MFDIITSILTWVDHSGPIAPIVFTLIYIITTVLLISGALLTLGAGIIFGVVRGSIYVSIASTLAATVAFLIGRYLARGWVVKQIENKPRFKAIDKAVGQEGWKIVGLTRLSPVFPFVFLNYAFSVTQVSLRDYVLASWVGMMPGTVMYVYLGSLAKDLASLGTSNKEAGKLELILRVIGLIATVVVTLYITRIAKKALDSKIESELKP, from the coding sequence ATGTTTGACATTATTACTTCTATTCTAACTTGGGTTGATCACTCAGGTCCAATAGCACCGATTGTTTTTACTTTGATATATATTATCACCACGGTTCTATTGATTTCTGGTGCGCTTTTGACTCTGGGCGCTGGTATTATTTTTGGAGTTGTACGAGGATCTATCTATGTCTCCATCGCTTCTACTTTAGCTGCTACCGTTGCTTTTTTGATTGGACGTTATTTAGCTAGGGGATGGGTAGTTAAACAAATCGAAAATAAACCGAGATTTAAAGCAATAGATAAAGCTGTAGGACAAGAAGGCTGGAAAATTGTCGGTTTAACCCGACTTTCTCCGGTATTTCCCTTTGTGTTTTTAAACTATGCGTTTAGTGTGACTCAGGTTTCTTTGAGAGATTATGTGTTAGCATCCTGGGTAGGAATGATGCCAGGAACGGTAATGTACGTGTATCTGGGGTCTCTAGCGAAAGATTTAGCGAGTTTGGGGACGTCTAACAAAGAAGCAGGAAAGTTAGAACTGATTTTAAGGGTTATTGGGCTAATTGCTACCGTAGTGGTTACTCTATATATTACCCGGATAGCAAAAAAAGCTTTAGATAGTAAAATTGAGTCAGAGCTTAAGCCGTAA
- the arsS gene encoding arsenosugar biosynthesis radical SAM (seleno)protein ArsS (Some members of this family are selenoproteins.): MFDFTLNKQKITTLQINLGKKCNLACNHCHVEAGPKRTEELSPEICEQLQQLIRNFPQIKTVDLTGGAPEMNYGFHPLVETAIAAGKEVIVRSNLTVLLSTGFTDLPAYFTQKKLRVVASLPCYLENNVDKQRGQGVYNQSIKALQILNNYGYGTVSDLVLDLVYNPQIPRNTDFSLTPNQAQLESDYQRYLWEHFGIVFNRLFTITNLPIGRVKQYLEYQQIYSPYLDFLQKHHNPNTLNNLMCRDLLSIDYLGNIYDCDFNQMENLAATTNNGEKLTVKDVLAAGRLELINEIKTADYCYGCTAGSGSSCGGALM; the protein is encoded by the coding sequence ATGTTCGATTTTACCCTCAATAAACAAAAAATTACGACTTTACAGATTAATTTAGGTAAGAAATGTAACTTAGCTTGTAACCATTGTCACGTAGAAGCTGGTCCCAAACGAACTGAAGAATTATCCCCGGAAATTTGTGAGCAATTACAACAGCTAATTAGGAATTTTCCTCAGATTAAAACAGTAGACTTGACTGGGGGTGCGCCAGAAATGAACTACGGTTTTCATCCTTTGGTAGAGACTGCTATAGCTGCAGGAAAAGAAGTAATTGTTCGTTCTAATTTGACCGTTTTACTCTCAACAGGTTTCACAGATTTACCTGCTTATTTTACTCAAAAAAAGCTCAGAGTAGTCGCATCTTTACCTTGTTATTTGGAAAATAATGTGGATAAACAAAGAGGTCAGGGTGTCTACAATCAATCGATTAAAGCTTTACAAATTTTGAATAATTACGGTTACGGCACAGTTTCTGATCTTGTTCTGGATTTAGTCTATAATCCCCAAATTCCTAGGAATACTGATTTTAGCTTAACTCCTAACCAAGCTCAGTTAGAAAGCGATTATCAGCGATATCTGTGGGAACATTTTGGTATTGTTTTTAACCGCTTATTTACGATTACTAATCTTCCCATTGGTCGAGTTAAGCAGTATTTAGAATATCAGCAAATATATTCTCCCTATCTTGACTTTTTGCAGAAGCATCATAACCCTAACACTCTGAATAATCTTATGTGTCGAGATTTACTTTCTATAGACTATTTGGGCAATATTTATGATTGCGATTTTAATCAGATGGAGAATCTGGCTGCTACTACTAACAATGGGGAAAAGCTCACGGTAAAAGATGTTTTAGCCGCGGGAAGGTTAGAATTAATCAATGAGATTAAAACAGCCGACTATTGTTATGGTTGTACAGCAGGAAGTGGTTCGAGTTGTGGGGGTGCTCTAATGTAG
- a CDS encoding methyltransferase domain-containing protein translates to MTQVDKYNVEQEVLTRYQQGAREQQPSLCCPTAYEQNYLDILPKEIIAKDYGCGDPTRYVLEGETVVDLGSGAGKNCYIIAQKVGSSGKVIGVDFNDKMLELARKYQAEISAKLGYANTKFVKAKIQDLQLDLEILSNWLNDHPVTSIEALAQLDGECDRLRQEKPLIPSCSVDLVVSNCVLNLVRPQDKLQLFPEIYRVLKPGGRVVIADIVSNADTTPAILNDPQLWSGCIAGAFREDRFIKMFTEAGFYGIEILERQQQPWRVIEGIEFRSLTIRAFKAESATDLNSQSTIIYRGPWQQVQTDDGQILPRGEVVTVSNSTYQMLTNNQGPYHSDIIVPVSRKCC, encoded by the coding sequence GTGACTCAAGTAGATAAATATAATGTTGAACAGGAAGTTCTGACTAGATATCAACAAGGTGCTAGAGAGCAACAACCCTCTCTCTGTTGTCCCACAGCATATGAACAGAATTATCTCGACATTCTTCCCAAAGAGATTATCGCCAAAGACTATGGTTGTGGCGATCCGACTCGCTACGTCTTAGAGGGTGAGACGGTGGTAGATCTAGGTTCCGGTGCGGGTAAAAATTGTTATATCATCGCTCAAAAAGTGGGCTCATCGGGAAAAGTGATTGGGGTTGATTTCAACGATAAAATGCTGGAACTAGCTCGAAAGTATCAAGCCGAAATTAGCGCTAAACTGGGATACGCTAACACTAAGTTCGTTAAAGCCAAAATTCAAGATCTGCAATTGGATTTGGAAATTCTCTCCAACTGGTTAAATGACCATCCTGTAACCTCTATAGAAGCGTTGGCTCAATTGGATGGGGAATGCGATCGCCTGCGTCAAGAAAAGCCTCTCATACCCTCCTGTAGCGTTGATTTAGTCGTATCCAACTGCGTTCTTAACCTAGTGCGTCCCCAGGATAAACTGCAGCTATTTCCAGAAATTTATCGCGTTCTCAAACCCGGTGGAAGAGTGGTTATTGCGGATATCGTTAGTAACGCCGATACCACCCCAGCAATTCTTAATGATCCTCAATTATGGAGTGGTTGTATCGCTGGAGCTTTTCGTGAAGATAGGTTTATAAAGATGTTCACTGAAGCAGGTTTTTACGGAATAGAAATCCTAGAACGTCAACAACAACCCTGGCGAGTAATTGAGGGGATCGAGTTCCGTTCTCTGACAATTCGCGCTTTTAAAGCTGAATCAGCAACTGATTTAAACTCTCAGTCTACTATCATCTATAGAGGACCTTGGCAACAAGTACAAACCGATGACGGTCAAATTTTGCCACGTGGGGAAGTGGTCACAGTTAGCAACTCAACCTATCAAATGCTCACCAATAACCAAGGACCTTATCATTCAGATATTATTGTCCCCGTATCTCGCAAATGTTGTTAA